In Candidatus Babeliales bacterium, the following proteins share a genomic window:
- the atpA gene encoding F0F1 ATP synthase subunit alpha: MEIKSSDLISLFEKALNNIDQAQLEEIGVVIQVGDSMCKVHGLRNAVLGELVTFEGGNRGIIFNLDEDYVSIFLFDAAIAVDELEVVKRTGSVFKIPVGDNLLGRVIDAVGKPIDGLGAINVEQTRSIEAEAPGIIERSPINESLETGIMSIDALIPVGKGQRELIIGNRNTGKTAVVLDTIVHQKDKNVLCVYVSIGQRQANLARFIKTLEEHGALEYTVVVSADSSDTVLRQYVAPYVGCSIAEYFRDQGRDVLIVYDDLSNHAIAYREMSLLLRRSPGREAYPGDVFYLHSRLLERAGKLAKGGSITAFPVVQIQSDDITAYIPTNLISITDGQIFLDTHLFNQGVRPAVNVELSVSRVGGAAQTKAIKKMTRALRLELAQYHELLDFAQFGTELDPVAQKRLNRGALAVELLKQPQFAGYSFVDQSLMLFLLKENFLDALPIRDVQTYAQQFVSYVKSIYQETYETIFTTQDVSEQTQNKLIEIAREFTKIFVPKA, from the coding sequence ATGGAGATTAAAAGCTCTGATCTTATTTCCTTATTTGAAAAAGCGTTAAACAATATTGATCAAGCGCAACTTGAAGAGATTGGGGTTGTTATCCAAGTTGGCGACTCAATGTGCAAAGTGCATGGATTACGTAACGCAGTTTTGGGTGAGCTCGTCACCTTTGAAGGTGGCAATCGCGGCATTATATTTAATTTAGATGAAGATTACGTTTCGATTTTTCTTTTTGATGCCGCGATTGCGGTCGATGAACTAGAAGTTGTGAAGCGGACTGGCAGTGTTTTCAAAATCCCTGTCGGAGATAATTTGCTCGGGCGTGTTATCGACGCGGTAGGAAAACCAATCGATGGTCTTGGCGCAATAAATGTCGAACAAACCAGATCAATCGAAGCGGAAGCTCCAGGTATTATTGAACGCAGCCCTATTAATGAATCTTTGGAAACTGGCATCATGTCAATCGATGCATTAATTCCGGTCGGCAAAGGCCAGCGTGAGCTCATTATTGGTAATCGCAATACCGGAAAAACAGCGGTGGTTCTTGATACTATCGTGCATCAAAAAGATAAAAATGTTTTGTGTGTATATGTTTCTATCGGTCAACGACAAGCAAACCTAGCGCGTTTTATAAAAACACTCGAAGAGCATGGCGCGCTTGAATATACGGTTGTTGTCAGCGCTGATTCAAGCGATACGGTGCTTCGTCAATATGTTGCTCCGTATGTAGGATGTTCAATTGCAGAATATTTCCGCGATCAGGGCAGAGATGTTCTGATCGTGTACGATGATTTGAGTAATCACGCGATTGCGTATCGCGAAATGTCGCTTCTTTTGCGTAGATCTCCGGGGCGCGAAGCGTATCCTGGCGACGTTTTTTATTTACACTCTCGTCTACTGGAGCGCGCGGGAAAATTGGCAAAAGGCGGATCCATCACGGCGTTTCCCGTAGTACAAATTCAAAGCGATGATATTACTGCCTATATTCCGACTAACTTAATTTCGATTACGGATGGGCAAATTTTCTTAGATACGCACCTTTTCAATCAAGGTGTTCGCCCGGCTGTTAACGTTGAACTATCAGTTTCTCGTGTTGGCGGTGCCGCGCAAACAAAAGCGATCAAGAAAATGACGCGCGCATTGCGCCTTGAATTGGCACAATATCATGAGCTTCTTGATTTTGCACAGTTTGGAACTGAGCTCGATCCTGTTGCACAAAAACGATTAAACCGCGGTGCGTTGGCAGTTGAACTTCTCAAGCAACCGCAATTTGCGGGTTATAGTTTCGTCGATCAGTCGCTGATGCTTTTCTTATTGAAGGAAAACTTCTTAGATGCGTTACCGATTCGAGATGTACAAACTTATGCACAGCAATTTGTGAGCTATGTTAAATCGATCTATCAAGAAACGTATGAAACAATTTTTACAACTCAAGATGTTTCAGAACAAACGCAAAATAAGCTTATTGAAATTGCTCGAGAATTTACCAAGATTTTCGTACCAAAAGCATAA
- a CDS encoding deoxynucleoside kinase gives MSELHKNPRVVSLEGNIGAGKSTFLKLVERALSVQAIFEPHAKWQQVGGTENLLERFYADGQRWAYTFQTYAFVTRVMEQEAHARKSRYPVQVLERSVFSDRYCFAKNAFEQGLMNALEWKLYQEWFSWLVDGYVAQPAGFIYLRTTPEVCYERLKKRNRSEERNVSLDYLSTIHEKHEQWLIERLDISAIEQNVPLLVLSVDKDFEHDEQEQLRLMKSIAEFFGIDFRNIDRADFAQETASL, from the coding sequence ATGAGCGAATTACATAAAAATCCTCGCGTTGTTTCCCTTGAAGGCAATATAGGCGCAGGTAAATCAACTTTTTTAAAACTTGTTGAGCGTGCATTGTCGGTTCAGGCCATCTTTGAGCCGCATGCTAAATGGCAACAGGTCGGTGGAACTGAAAATTTATTAGAGCGTTTTTATGCAGATGGTCAGCGTTGGGCGTATACGTTTCAAACATACGCTTTTGTAACGCGCGTTATGGAGCAAGAAGCTCATGCACGTAAAAGCAGGTATCCGGTACAGGTGCTCGAGCGTTCTGTGTTTTCCGATCGGTATTGTTTTGCAAAAAACGCTTTTGAGCAAGGGCTTATGAATGCACTTGAGTGGAAATTGTATCAAGAATGGTTTTCTTGGTTGGTTGATGGCTATGTTGCACAACCTGCCGGATTTATCTACTTGCGTACTACTCCCGAAGTTTGTTACGAGCGACTCAAGAAACGAAATCGTTCAGAAGAACGAAATGTTTCTCTCGATTATTTAAGTACAATCCACGAAAAACATGAACAATGGTTGATCGAGCGCCTTGATATTTCTGCAATCGAGCAAAATGTACCATTGCTTGTTCTTTCTGTGGATAAAGATTTTGAGCATGATGAGCAAGAGCAACTAAGATTGATGAAATCAATTGCAGAATTTTTTGGTATCGATTTTAGGAATATCGATCGTGCGGATTTTGCGCAAGAAACAGCGTCATTGTAA
- a CDS encoding ATP-binding cassette domain-containing protein has product MHSMIEIKNLRKIYLSGAAEVKAVDGIDLSVHKGEIFGFLGPNGAGKTTTMRILTTLLKPTSGTVHVAGFDLGAEPDMVRKSIGYVSQTGGLERSATARENLVLQARLYGMSKTDAQERAAELINSLGIAAFADRLVETYSGGQRRRADIALGMVHKPKLLFLDEPTIALDPQSRAQIWEEIKKLKTHGTTIFFTTHYLDEADIYCDRIAIVDNGKIVALGTPESLKHEIAPGKKATLDEVFLEKTGHSFKQDN; this is encoded by the coding sequence ATGCATTCAATGATAGAAATAAAAAATTTAAGAAAAATTTACCTTTCCGGAGCAGCCGAAGTAAAAGCTGTTGATGGAATAGATCTTTCTGTTCACAAGGGCGAAATTTTCGGGTTTCTAGGGCCAAATGGTGCTGGCAAAACTACCACCATGCGCATACTCACCACATTATTAAAACCAACGTCTGGCACCGTACACGTTGCAGGTTTTGATCTTGGCGCTGAGCCTGATATGGTGCGCAAAAGTATTGGTTATGTGAGTCAAACAGGCGGATTGGAACGCAGTGCAACGGCGCGGGAAAACTTAGTTTTGCAAGCACGTCTTTATGGTATGAGTAAAACTGATGCGCAAGAGCGCGCTGCTGAACTTATTAATTCTTTAGGCATTGCAGCTTTTGCAGATCGACTTGTAGAAACCTATTCTGGTGGTCAACGACGCAGAGCCGATATTGCGCTCGGCATGGTTCATAAACCCAAACTTCTTTTTTTAGATGAACCTACCATTGCACTCGATCCTCAAAGTCGTGCACAAATTTGGGAAGAGATTAAAAAACTCAAAACGCATGGTACGACGATATTTTTCACCACGCATTATCTTGATGAGGCCGATATATACTGCGATCGCATCGCAATTGTTGATAATGGTAAAATCGTAGCACTTGGTACGCCTGAATCGCTCAAGCATGAAATTGCTCCTGGCAAAAAAGCTACCTTGGACGAAGTTTTCCTCGAAAAAACAGGCCATAGTTTTAAACAAGATAATTAA
- a CDS encoding ATP-dependent RecD-like DNA helicase — translation MNEQQELEELLGTVERFVYQHPQTGFSVAVVQTKQRSTLVTGYLSSTHVGQQLIMQGKWVTHPKFGRQFEVSSHVAQIPTSLLGITKYLSSGLIKGIGPVYASKLVEKFGDKVLEVIEHDPKQLEKVEGIGPKRAEIIANAWQGQKEISALMIFLQEKDVSPAYAAKIYKKYGQTAMAVLKENPYRLAEDIWGIGFKTADKIAQQLGCAPDSLSRIKAGIAHLLSTATSSGHIYCELNALKEQAYELLELKKEDHEHLIKSALHDLYESQKIKLISHEEKHFITLSSYYFTEFGIATSIKTLLEHPSPHQFDLQAIYQSLLTPDKRGIMLNEDQQKAIMAVLQSKVTIITGGPGTGKTTLIKKLLEILDNQRIIYRLAAPTGRAAKRMMEGTGRHAMTLHRMLEFDASTMKFVHNETNAIKTDFIIVDEASMLDIFLASAVLKALSHTAHLILIGDIDQLPSVGAGNVLNDLISSQKIATIRLTHIFRQAQDSLIITNAHRVNNGEFPVSNLPDSKKDFIFIKEDKAENLFAHLKAIYEKTLPRYGFRAENSMVLVPMNRGIAGTFTINSQLQTLFNPEIKDQAQSNGTTFKVDDRVMQIRNNYDKNIFNGDIGTITEINSTDQQLTVLFGDRSVIYELNELDELVLAYAISIHKSQGSEYDVAIIPIFMHHFVLLQRNLIYTAITRAKKLCIMVGQPKAIAMGIKNSKGVNRITFLQHYLTSTLTCRS, via the coding sequence ATGAACGAACAACAGGAACTGGAAGAATTATTAGGAACGGTCGAGCGGTTTGTTTATCAACATCCACAGACTGGGTTTTCTGTTGCAGTGGTTCAAACAAAGCAGCGATCAACCCTCGTAACCGGTTATTTATCTTCGACTCACGTCGGTCAACAACTCATTATGCAGGGAAAATGGGTTACACATCCAAAGTTTGGTCGCCAATTTGAGGTCAGTTCTCATGTTGCTCAAATCCCAACATCACTTCTTGGCATAACCAAGTATTTAAGCTCAGGGCTGATCAAGGGTATCGGACCAGTTTATGCAAGCAAATTGGTTGAGAAATTTGGCGATAAAGTTCTTGAAGTTATCGAGCACGATCCAAAGCAGCTTGAAAAAGTTGAAGGAATTGGCCCGAAGCGTGCCGAAATTATTGCAAACGCATGGCAAGGCCAAAAAGAAATATCTGCGCTTATGATTTTTCTTCAAGAGAAAGATGTTTCTCCTGCTTATGCTGCAAAAATTTATAAAAAGTACGGCCAAACAGCGATGGCAGTTCTTAAAGAAAACCCTTATCGCCTTGCTGAAGATATTTGGGGAATCGGTTTTAAAACCGCAGATAAAATCGCTCAGCAACTTGGTTGCGCTCCTGATTCACTTTCGCGTATTAAAGCGGGCATTGCGCATCTTCTTTCCACTGCAACTTCAAGTGGCCATATTTATTGCGAGTTGAACGCGCTTAAAGAACAAGCATATGAATTGCTGGAACTCAAAAAAGAAGACCATGAACATCTTATTAAATCTGCACTGCATGATCTTTATGAATCGCAAAAAATAAAACTCATTTCTCATGAAGAAAAACATTTTATCACGCTGAGTTCTTACTATTTTACCGAATTTGGAATCGCAACGAGTATCAAAACATTGCTCGAACATCCTTCACCTCATCAGTTTGATCTGCAAGCGATTTATCAATCGCTCTTAACACCAGATAAACGCGGTATCATGCTCAATGAGGATCAACAAAAAGCTATCATGGCGGTGCTTCAATCCAAAGTGACGATCATCACCGGCGGACCGGGAACTGGTAAAACTACGCTCATAAAAAAACTTCTTGAAATTCTTGATAACCAACGGATCATTTATCGCCTTGCTGCGCCAACTGGACGTGCTGCAAAGCGTATGATGGAAGGAACAGGGCGCCATGCAATGACGCTTCATCGTATGCTTGAATTTGATGCAAGCACTATGAAATTTGTTCATAATGAAACAAACGCTATAAAAACCGATTTCATTATTGTTGATGAAGCTTCGATGCTCGATATCTTCTTGGCTTCTGCAGTGCTTAAGGCACTTTCGCATACGGCCCACTTAATATTAATTGGCGATATCGATCAATTGCCATCGGTCGGCGCTGGAAATGTTCTTAATGATCTCATTAGCAGCCAAAAAATTGCCACTATTCGATTGACTCATATTTTCAGGCAAGCACAAGATAGCCTTATTATCACTAACGCTCACCGCGTTAATAATGGTGAATTTCCTGTTTCAAATCTGCCCGATAGTAAGAAGGATTTCATATTTATTAAAGAAGATAAAGCCGAAAACCTTTTTGCTCATCTTAAAGCGATCTATGAAAAAACATTGCCGCGGTATGGATTCAGGGCTGAAAATTCAATGGTACTAGTTCCCATGAACAGAGGGATAGCGGGCACATTCACCATCAACTCTCAGTTACAAACACTTTTTAATCCCGAGATTAAAGATCAAGCACAAAGCAATGGCACTACCTTTAAAGTTGATGATCGCGTCATGCAAATTCGCAATAACTACGATAAAAACATCTTTAATGGAGATATCGGCACTATTACCGAAATAAATAGTACTGATCAGCAGCTTACGGTCCTTTTTGGGGATCGAAGCGTTATTTATGAATTAAACGAACTTGATGAACTGGTACTTGCCTACGCAATTTCGATTCACAAAAGCCAGGGATCAGAATACGATGTAGCGATTATTCCAATTTTCATGCATCATTTTGTCTTGCTACAACGAAATTTAATTTATACTGCCATTACACGCGCGAAAAAATTATGCATCATGGTTGGCCAACCAAAAGCGATCGCCATGGGAATAAAAAATAGTAAAGGCGTAAACCGAATAACTTTTTTACAGCATTATTTAACCAGCACATTAACATGCCGTTCATAA
- the ung gene encoding uracil-DNA glycosylase: MKEMSLRQKQFFSALPPSWQKPLEDVCRKPEIDALINFLQEREKAGATIYPAKQNIFAALKATPFDKVSVVIIGQDPYHGPGQAHGLSFSVPPGVAIPPSLRNIFKELVSDLGIAVPQNGTLTGWAKQGVLLLNAILTVEEGKPAAHANKGWEIFTDAVMEQLLKRKHPTVFMLWGAYAQKKMQHLHIHEDSCLHLILKSAHPSPLSVTKFLGCKHFSKANAFLKGHHLPEIDWIHSFE, encoded by the coding sequence ATGAAAGAAATGAGCTTAAGACAAAAACAATTTTTCTCTGCCCTGCCCCCATCGTGGCAAAAACCGTTAGAAGATGTTTGCCGCAAACCGGAAATCGATGCTTTGATAAATTTTTTGCAAGAACGTGAAAAAGCGGGCGCGACGATTTATCCTGCTAAACAAAATATCTTTGCAGCATTAAAAGCAACCCCTTTTGATAAGGTAAGCGTAGTTATTATCGGGCAGGATCCCTATCACGGCCCCGGCCAAGCACACGGATTAAGTTTCAGCGTGCCGCCAGGAGTCGCAATTCCACCATCGTTGCGAAACATTTTTAAAGAGCTCGTCAGTGATCTTGGCATCGCTGTGCCACAAAATGGCACGTTAACCGGCTGGGCAAAACAAGGTGTCTTGCTTCTTAACGCTATTTTAACCGTTGAAGAAGGAAAGCCCGCAGCTCACGCAAATAAAGGTTGGGAGATTTTCACAGATGCGGTTATGGAACAACTTCTGAAACGAAAACATCCGACGGTTTTTATGCTCTGGGGCGCATACGCACAAAAGAAAATGCAGCATCTGCATATACACGAAGATTCGTGCCTCCATCTTATTTTAAAATCTGCACACCCGTCTCCTTTGTCGGTCACCAAATTTTTAGGATGCAAGCACTTTTCAAAAGCGAACGCTTTTCTAAAAGGACACCATTTGCCCGAGATTGATTGGATACATTCTTTTGAGTAG
- a CDS encoding PKD domain-containing protein — MLRIVLVVLMLILRFDNSIAAPSIQSISPTNGSINGGNVITIEGSGFTGASAVILGNRPASSFTIISDTEIQAVVPLGTAGTVDVRVTVGSQTSPLTRNDFYTYTQDSWNGIISAINQDAITLFDTANNTINGTIPLPSDSLASVITPDGTKIYAAYSDQGLVSVIDAATNTIIMNIPTPIAGPGAFDIIVSPDGTRVYVSNFTSGFVTVIDTINNTVITDILLSPGLGSLSVTPDGSTVFVDNFSSGNVTPIDTASFTPGTSITTGFTPGAIAITPDGTIAYATSAFAVNNNITIIDVATQTSIGTIPFPLGAGPYGAFILPTGTTMYVANIENDTVSVVDLTTNTIVNTINLVPGSRPFWVVGTPDSKTIYVLNESTDHVTPIDVATNTAGPSFANSPGDVQDLVMSPDPAPVASFIGSIQPPGIPSVFDASASLSPIGTIVSYEWDFGDGTPLVVTASPIVNHIYATTGSFNVTLRVTNSAGTSTAKVFSSRFMSNNGGPTAITSQFFPAPPSSAKGSQICCRYPTQTDIINLITWNLPLVGTAPLEYQIYRDALLTDLIATIPASSPLQFSDHNRLPKTTYTYYLVSVSSDGLLSSPITIIVEPLC; from the coding sequence ATGCTCAGAATAGTACTTGTTGTTTTGATGCTCATACTTAGATTTGATAATTCTATTGCGGCGCCATCCATTCAATCTATCTCTCCGACCAATGGTTCAATCAACGGGGGCAATGTTATTACTATTGAGGGTAGTGGATTTACCGGCGCTTCCGCAGTTATCTTAGGCAATCGACCCGCATCCAGTTTTACTATTATTTCTGATACGGAAATTCAAGCTGTTGTTCCTCTTGGTACGGCTGGAACGGTAGATGTGCGCGTGACTGTTGGAAGCCAAACATCGCCATTAACTCGTAATGATTTTTATACCTACACGCAAGATTCATGGAATGGAATTATTTCTGCAATAAATCAAGATGCCATTACTCTTTTTGATACCGCAAACAATACAATCAATGGAACAATCCCGCTTCCTTCAGACTCGCTTGCTTCGGTAATCACTCCTGACGGCACAAAGATTTACGCTGCTTATTCCGATCAAGGCCTGGTCAGCGTTATAGATGCTGCTACTAATACTATTATTATGAATATACCAACGCCGATCGCCGGCCCCGGCGCATTTGATATTATTGTCAGCCCCGATGGCACACGCGTCTATGTTTCAAATTTTACCTCAGGATTTGTTACGGTAATTGACACTATTAATAATACAGTCATCACCGACATACTTCTGAGCCCAGGATTAGGTTCTCTTTCTGTAACTCCTGATGGATCGACCGTATTTGTTGATAATTTTTCTTCTGGTAATGTAACGCCAATTGATACCGCTTCCTTTACGCCGGGTACAAGTATCACGACTGGTTTTACACCCGGGGCAATAGCTATCACACCCGATGGAACTATTGCGTACGCAACAAGTGCGTTTGCGGTCAATAATAATATAACCATTATTGATGTAGCTACTCAAACATCAATTGGCACAATACCCTTTCCTCTTGGGGCGGGGCCTTACGGAGCATTTATTCTTCCTACAGGAACAACTATGTATGTGGCAAATATAGAAAATGATACGGTAAGCGTGGTTGATCTTACTACTAATACCATCGTTAATACCATTAACCTTGTTCCTGGCTCTCGCCCTTTTTGGGTAGTTGGAACTCCAGACAGCAAGACGATTTATGTACTCAATGAATCAACTGACCATGTCACTCCCATAGATGTTGCAACAAATACCGCTGGACCAAGTTTTGCCAATAGCCCCGGTGACGTTCAAGATCTTGTGATGTCTCCTGACCCTGCTCCAGTTGCATCATTTATCGGTTCGATTCAGCCACCAGGAATACCAAGCGTTTTCGATGCATCAGCATCTCTCTCCCCGATTGGAACAATTGTTAGTTACGAATGGGATTTTGGAGATGGAACCCCCCTCGTAGTAACTGCATCCCCAATAGTTAATCATATATATGCTACGACAGGTTCATTTAACGTTACATTACGAGTGACCAACTCTGCGGGAACCTCCACTGCCAAGGTTTTTTCTAGTCGTTTTATGAGTAATAACGGGGGGCCCACGGCAATAACTTCTCAGTTTTTTCCAGCTCCGCCATCCAGCGCAAAAGGATCACAAATTTGCTGTCGATACCCAACGCAAACCGATATTATCAACTTAATTACTTGGAATCTACCCCTAGTAGGAACCGCGCCACTGGAATATCAAATCTATCGCGATGCTCTGCTGACAGATCTTATTGCCACCATTCCAGCATCGAGTCCGTTACAATTTAGCGACCATAATCGCTTACCAAAAACAACCTATACCTATTACCTTGTTTCAGTAAGCTCTGATGGATTGCTTTCATCCCCTATAACCATAATTGTAGAACCGCTATGCTAA
- a CDS encoding ABC transporter permease, which yields MMKLFNDTSLIFFRSVQTTLRNPVWIIFGLFQPLCFLLLFAPLLEKLTSNPAFGSSNSLTVFTPGLLIMIALYGTSFVGFALIDDIRSGVIERFRVTPINRKALILGRVLRDLCVLAVQATFLLVLAWLLGLSASLFGVLISYGLVLLVGFTMSTASYCAALMLQSEDALAPAINFFLLPIQLLAGITLPLTLAPLWLQRVAFFNPFAHAVSAARSLFVGDYLNETVALGFATMMLIAALAFYGASRLLKKTAS from the coding sequence ATGATGAAATTATTTAACGATACGTCTCTTATTTTTTTTCGCAGCGTACAAACCACTTTGCGTAATCCGGTTTGGATTATTTTTGGACTTTTTCAGCCGCTTTGTTTTTTGCTCTTATTTGCGCCATTGCTTGAGAAACTTACAAGCAATCCGGCGTTTGGCAGCTCTAATTCACTAACAGTTTTTACGCCGGGTCTTTTGATTATGATAGCGCTTTATGGCACTTCGTTTGTCGGCTTTGCGCTTATTGATGATATCAGATCCGGAGTTATTGAGCGTTTTCGTGTAACGCCCATAAATAGAAAAGCACTTATTTTGGGACGCGTTTTGCGAGATCTATGCGTTCTTGCGGTTCAAGCGACATTCTTGCTTGTTTTAGCGTGGCTTCTTGGTTTGTCTGCGTCACTTTTTGGTGTATTGATTTCGTATGGGTTGGTTTTGCTTGTTGGATTTACGATGTCTACAGCATCCTACTGCGCAGCTCTTATGCTGCAAAGTGAAGATGCGCTTGCGCCAGCGATTAACTTTTTTTTGTTGCCGATACAATTGCTTGCGGGTATTACACTTCCACTAACCTTAGCACCTCTCTGGCTTCAACGCGTTGCATTTTTTAATCCGTTCGCTCATGCAGTTTCTGCTGCGCGATCACTTTTTGTTGGCGATTATTTAAATGAAACGGTGGCATTAGGGTTTGCAACTATGATGCTCATTGCAGCGCTTGCTTTTTACGGCGCGTCTCGTTTGCTTAAAAAAACTGCCTCGTAA
- a CDS encoding deoxynucleoside kinase: MYIVEGNIGAGKSTFLKLIEKHMPQVGIALEPLHNWQKKVYGQSLLANFYQEPRRWSYSLETFAMICRVREHIREQEHSNKARIVERSIYSGHYCFVLTGYQNGFMTDLEWSMYQEWFNYLIPQRCKAPQGFIYLRTTPEVAYKRIKKRNRLAEKNITFAYLKQIHDQHERFLLEKNDVLQDLVHVPVLILECDSEFENNADQLNKHLLAVQEFIIKTSNSSFSAHQNLKTLQTATLEKNLNVDRSTADD; the protein is encoded by the coding sequence ATGTATATTGTAGAAGGCAATATTGGTGCCGGAAAATCGACTTTTTTAAAGCTGATAGAAAAACATATGCCACAAGTTGGTATCGCGCTTGAGCCGCTTCATAATTGGCAAAAAAAAGTTTATGGACAATCGCTGCTTGCTAATTTTTATCAAGAACCGCGGCGCTGGTCCTATAGCTTGGAAACGTTTGCAATGATTTGTCGCGTGCGCGAGCACATTCGTGAACAAGAGCATAGTAACAAAGCTCGTATTGTTGAACGTTCCATTTATTCTGGCCACTATTGCTTTGTATTGACCGGTTATCAAAATGGGTTTATGACCGATTTAGAATGGTCTATGTACCAGGAATGGTTTAACTATTTAATTCCACAGCGCTGCAAAGCGCCGCAGGGTTTTATTTATCTTAGAACTACGCCTGAAGTTGCATATAAACGTATTAAAAAGAGAAACAGACTTGCTGAAAAAAATATAACGTTTGCGTATCTTAAACAGATTCACGATCAGCATGAGCGTTTTTTACTTGAAAAAAATGATGTTTTGCAAGACCTTGTGCATGTCCCAGTTCTCATACTTGAATGTGATAGTGAATTTGAGAATAATGCCGACCAATTAAACAAGCATTTATTGGCAGTTCAAGAATTTATTATTAAAACTTCCAATAGTTCTTTTAGCGCACATCAGAATCTAAAAACCCTTCAAACGGCCACGCTTGAGAAAAATCTAAATGTGGATCGATCAACGGCTGATGATTAA
- a CDS encoding ATP synthase F0 subunit C — protein MNVGIEGIYIAKAAAFIGAALAMGIGTIAPAYGQGLVGAKACENIGKFPESAKDIRGALVMALGIIESSAVYALLVAGGLIFVGYSL, from the coding sequence ATGAACGTCGGTATCGAGGGAATCTATATAGCAAAAGCTGCAGCATTTATTGGTGCGGCGCTTGCAATGGGTATTGGCACAATAGCTCCGGCGTATGGCCAGGGACTTGTTGGTGCAAAAGCATGCGAAAATATTGGGAAATTTCCAGAAAGTGCAAAAGATATTCGGGGTGCACTCGTTATGGCACTCGGCATTATTGAATCATCAGCGGTGTATGCGTTATTGGTAGCTGGTGGTTTAATTTTTGTGGGGTACAGTCTTTAA
- the atpH gene encoding ATP synthase F1 subunit delta: MNKDYVPLARKYAIAYLNAFGNTLNEKAVNEIGLIGDFFEHNRSVLFFLKLPAKFNRVKVHIIKRLREQLPMSEQLTKLIDLLLSQQRLFMLPTVCASIKEVFDERNQIINARLESSHPLDEKQIIILKNYFEQLTGTKIETQPVVKPSLIAGVRLQADTVLWEYSVAKQLRNAERLLSNGD; the protein is encoded by the coding sequence ATGAATAAAGATTATGTTCCATTAGCACGGAAATATGCGATCGCGTACCTGAACGCTTTTGGAAATACTCTTAATGAAAAAGCGGTGAATGAGATTGGATTGATTGGCGATTTTTTTGAGCATAATCGTTCAGTTCTCTTTTTTTTGAAATTGCCAGCAAAGTTTAATCGCGTTAAGGTGCATATTATTAAACGGTTGCGTGAACAATTGCCGATGAGCGAACAACTTACAAAACTTATCGATCTTCTGCTTTCGCAACAGCGACTTTTTATGCTGCCAACTGTTTGTGCGAGCATAAAAGAAGTTTTTGATGAAAGAAATCAGATTATTAATGCGCGTCTTGAAAGTTCGCATCCACTTGATGAAAAACAAATCATTATTCTTAAAAATTATTTTGAACAATTAACAGGAACAAAAATCGAAACCCAACCTGTAGTAAAACCTTCGCTTATTGCGGGAGTTCGACTTCAAGCCGATACGGTTCTTTGGGAATATTCGGTTGCAAAGCAGTTGCGTAATGCAGAAAGGCTATTAAGCAATGGAGATTAA